A single Deinococcus betulae DNA region contains:
- a CDS encoding NAD(P)H-dependent oxidoreductase, which yields MTNVLFVQGNPKSVEQSVSLQLGQHFVETFQAASANTVVSTLDLYSDFIPLIDADVVTGWGKLAAQQDLSPEEAQKVQRLGELVDQFLASDVLVFAAPLWNFGYPPMVKAYMDAVAVAGKTFQYSPQGPVGLTRGKRAVILESRGGFYSGDAQNFLHSANYLKGFLGFLGVTEVETVFAEGLNFDPSKADEILAAAKGRAAQLAQTMAKQPEAALV from the coding sequence ATGACAAACGTACTTTTTGTTCAGGGTAACCCGAAAAGTGTAGAGCAGTCCGTCTCCTTGCAGCTGGGTCAGCACTTTGTCGAGACGTTTCAGGCGGCCTCAGCCAACACGGTGGTCAGCACCCTGGACCTCTACAGCGACTTCATTCCCCTGATTGACGCTGATGTCGTAACCGGATGGGGCAAGCTGGCAGCGCAGCAGGACCTCTCGCCCGAAGAGGCGCAAAAAGTGCAGCGTCTGGGCGAACTGGTGGACCAGTTTCTGGCCAGTGACGTGCTGGTGTTTGCGGCGCCGCTCTGGAACTTTGGTTACCCGCCCATGGTTAAAGCCTATATGGACGCCGTGGCTGTGGCGGGCAAAACCTTCCAGTATTCCCCCCAGGGTCCAGTGGGCCTTACCAGGGGCAAGCGCGCGGTCATTCTGGAATCGCGCGGCGGGTTCTACAGCGGCGACGCGCAGAACTTCCTCCACTCTGCCAACTATCTAAAAGGCTTCCTGGGCTTTCTGGGCGTCACGGAGGTCGAGACGGTCTTTGCCGAGGGCCTGAACTTTGACCCCAGCAAAGCCGACGAGATTCTGGCCGCCGCCAAGGGCCGCGCCGCCCAACTGGCCCAGACGATGGCCAAGCAGCCAGAAGCCGCACTGGTCTAA
- the arsB gene encoding arsenical efflux pump membrane protein ArsB, whose amino-acid sequence MLAALLVLLTVGLVIWRPSGLGPARAATLGALAALLTGVVPLSALPALWQATWNATLTLVGLMVLSLLLDAAGLFRLGALYVAHWGRGSGRRLLALLVGLSALVAALFANDGGVLILTPIVLELAALLRLNRAATLALALAVGFVVDAASLPLTISNLTNLLAADAFGLGFSGYAHVMVPVNLAVVLACFLTLLLVYGRQLPQRYDPADLPEPRSAVHSWAVCRAGVVAAPFLLAGAFLAEDHGMPISAVVGACAAGVWLVAALGRQVDSRAVVRTAPWNVVMFSLAMFTVVSGLREAGLSGHYGDWLAGWAERGEGAGVLASGLSVAALSAGLNNLPALLIALLGLQEAGVTGAARDALVYGAVVGANIGPKLTPIGSLATLLWLHVLRGRGLDVSWGDYLRAGLRLTPPVLLVGLLALWLRLALG is encoded by the coding sequence GTGCTGGCCGCGCTGCTTGTTCTTCTGACCGTCGGTCTGGTGATCTGGCGGCCCTCTGGCCTGGGACCGGCGCGCGCCGCGACACTGGGGGCCCTGGCCGCTCTGCTGACTGGCGTGGTCCCCCTCAGCGCTCTGCCCGCGTTGTGGCAGGCCACCTGGAACGCCACGCTGACCCTGGTGGGCCTGATGGTCCTGAGCCTGCTGCTGGACGCGGCCGGCCTGTTCCGGTTGGGCGCGCTGTATGTGGCCCACTGGGGCAGAGGCAGTGGCCGGCGGCTGCTGGCCCTGCTGGTGGGGCTCAGCGCCCTGGTCGCCGCCCTGTTTGCCAACGACGGCGGCGTGCTGATTCTCACGCCCATCGTGCTGGAACTGGCGGCGCTGCTCAGGCTGAACCGGGCCGCCACCCTGGCCCTGGCACTGGCTGTGGGCTTTGTGGTTGACGCCGCCAGCCTGCCGCTGACGATCAGCAATCTGACCAACCTGCTGGCCGCCGACGCCTTTGGGCTGGGGTTTTCTGGCTATGCCCACGTGATGGTGCCCGTCAACCTGGCGGTGGTGCTGGCCTGTTTCCTGACCCTGCTGCTGGTGTATGGCCGGCAGCTCCCCCAGCGTTACGACCCTGCTGACCTGCCTGAGCCGCGTAGCGCCGTTCACTCCTGGGCTGTGTGCCGCGCCGGCGTGGTCGCGGCGCCCTTCTTGCTGGCCGGCGCCTTTCTAGCCGAAGACCACGGCATGCCCATCAGCGCGGTGGTTGGGGCCTGCGCCGCTGGGGTGTGGCTGGTGGCGGCACTGGGGCGGCAGGTGGACAGCCGCGCGGTGGTCCGGACGGCTCCCTGGAACGTGGTGATGTTCAGTCTGGCCATGTTCACCGTGGTCTCGGGGCTGCGGGAAGCCGGGCTCAGCGGTCACTACGGCGACTGGCTGGCCGGCTGGGCCGAGCGGGGTGAAGGCGCGGGGGTGCTGGCGTCCGGGCTCAGCGTGGCGGCCCTCAGTGCTGGCCTGAACAACCTGCCCGCGCTCCTGATTGCCCTCCTGGGCCTGCAAGAGGCCGGCGTCACCGGGGCGGCGCGGGACGCCCTGGTGTACGGCGCCGTGGTCGGCGCCAACATCGGCCCCAAGCTGACGCCCATTGGCAGCCTCGCCACCCTGCTGTGGCTGCACGTGCTGCGCGGGCGCGGCCTGGACGTGAGCTGGGGCGACTACCTGCGCGCCGGGCTGCGCCTCACGCCCCCCGTGCTGCTGGTGGGGCTGCTGGCCCTGTGGCTGCGGCTGGCCCTGGGCTAA
- the leuS gene encoding leucine--tRNA ligase has product MTQTNETASINIQEPRMERYNPHAIEGKWQGTWAKAGLYIFQEDAPGEKHYALTMFPYPSGNLHIGHWYANVAPDARARWMRMRGYNVLFPMGFDAFGLPAENAAIKNNVNPATWTYSNIKYMTGQFQRMGTMIDWTRSFATCDPDYYRWNQWFFTEFFKRGLAYKKGGLVNWCPKDQTVLANEQVVNGACERCGTPVEKRNLSQWYLKITDYADELLDFSATDMPEKVRLMQTNWIGKSVGAEVTFQTPAGPETVFTTRPDTLMGATFLVLAPEHSKVSALTTDEQRAEVEAYVTAAGRKTDVERQQEGEKTGVFTGSYATHPVTGHQLPIWVADYVLVTYGTGSIMAVPAHDERDFAFARKFGLDIAEVIRPDGGEPMTRDATEAYTGEGTVVNSGEFDGMPGGKASIAAITGQLEARGIAKARTTYRLRDWLVSRQRYWGTPIPIVYCAEHGAQPVPAEDLPVRLPETVEFTPTGQSPLKLNTDWTAATCPVCGGPAERDTDTMDTFVDSSWYMYRYLSPGNETYPFDPEKAGLLPVDLYTGGIEHAILHLLYSRFWTKVMRDMGLTTQSEPFAWLRNQGMILGEDGEKMSKSRGNVVDPDDLVREYGADTVRTYLLFIAPWELGGPWDPQGINGPAKWLGRVWNLYFEDHPVGPAEKVTDAELRYAVHATLKKVSGDFERLSFNTIVAALMELTNTLVKAKRAPVFGTPAWAEALQMFNLMLAPVVPHIAEEIWTERGGEGSVHTQSWPAVDEQAATRDTVTLGVQVSGKVRGEITLSKTATAEEALSAAKANADVARFVEGKTVVKEIYVPGRIINIVVK; this is encoded by the coding sequence ATGACCCAGACCAATGAAACCGCCAGCATCAACATTCAGGAGCCGCGCATGGAGCGGTACAACCCCCACGCCATAGAAGGCAAGTGGCAAGGCACATGGGCCAAGGCAGGCCTGTACATCTTCCAGGAAGATGCGCCCGGCGAAAAGCATTACGCCCTGACCATGTTTCCTTACCCCAGCGGCAACTTGCACATCGGGCACTGGTACGCCAACGTCGCGCCGGACGCGCGGGCCCGCTGGATGCGGATGCGCGGCTACAACGTGCTGTTCCCGATGGGCTTTGACGCTTTTGGCCTGCCCGCCGAGAACGCGGCCATTAAAAACAACGTCAACCCGGCCACCTGGACCTACAGCAACATCAAGTACATGACCGGGCAGTTTCAGCGCATGGGCACCATGATTGACTGGACCCGCTCGTTTGCCACCTGCGACCCGGACTATTACCGCTGGAACCAGTGGTTTTTCACCGAGTTCTTCAAGCGCGGCCTGGCCTACAAGAAGGGCGGCCTGGTGAACTGGTGCCCCAAGGACCAGACGGTGCTGGCCAATGAGCAGGTCGTGAACGGCGCCTGCGAGCGCTGCGGCACCCCGGTCGAAAAACGCAACCTGAGCCAGTGGTATCTGAAAATCACCGATTACGCCGACGAACTGCTGGACTTCTCGGCCACCGACATGCCCGAGAAAGTCCGCCTGATGCAGACCAACTGGATTGGCAAGTCGGTGGGCGCCGAGGTGACCTTTCAGACCCCCGCTGGGCCAGAAACGGTGTTTACCACCCGCCCCGATACCCTGATGGGCGCGACCTTTCTGGTCCTGGCCCCCGAACACAGCAAGGTCTCGGCCCTGACCACCGATGAGCAGCGCGCCGAGGTGGAGGCTTACGTCACCGCAGCGGGCCGCAAGACAGACGTGGAACGCCAGCAGGAGGGCGAAAAGACCGGCGTATTCACCGGCAGCTACGCCACGCACCCGGTCACGGGGCACCAGTTGCCGATCTGGGTGGCGGACTACGTGCTGGTCACCTACGGCACCGGCTCGATCATGGCGGTGCCGGCCCACGACGAGCGCGACTTCGCCTTTGCCAGGAAATTTGGTCTGGACATTGCCGAGGTGATTCGCCCGGACGGCGGCGAGCCGATGACCAGGGACGCCACCGAGGCCTATACGGGCGAGGGCACCGTCGTCAATTCCGGCGAGTTTGACGGCATGCCCGGCGGCAAGGCCAGCATCGCCGCCATCACCGGGCAACTGGAGGCACGCGGGATTGCGAAGGCCCGGACGACCTACCGCCTGCGCGACTGGCTGGTCTCACGCCAACGCTACTGGGGCACGCCCATTCCCATCGTGTACTGCGCCGAACACGGTGCCCAGCCGGTGCCGGCCGAGGACCTGCCCGTGCGCCTGCCCGAGACCGTGGAATTCACGCCCACTGGTCAGAGTCCTCTGAAGCTGAACACCGACTGGACCGCCGCCACCTGTCCTGTCTGCGGCGGCCCCGCCGAGCGCGACACCGACACCATGGACACCTTCGTGGATTCCAGCTGGTACATGTACCGCTACCTGAGTCCAGGCAACGAGACCTACCCCTTTGATCCCGAAAAGGCCGGCCTTCTGCCCGTGGACCTGTACACCGGCGGGATTGAACACGCCATTTTGCACCTGCTGTACTCGCGCTTCTGGACCAAAGTCATGCGCGACATGGGCCTGACCACCCAGAGCGAGCCGTTTGCGTGGCTGCGCAATCAGGGCATGATCCTGGGCGAGGACGGCGAGAAGATGAGCAAGAGCCGGGGCAATGTGGTGGACCCCGACGATCTGGTGCGGGAATACGGCGCCGACACAGTGCGCACCTATCTGCTGTTTATCGCGCCGTGGGAACTGGGCGGGCCCTGGGACCCGCAGGGCATCAACGGCCCGGCCAAGTGGCTGGGGCGCGTCTGGAACCTGTATTTCGAGGACCACCCCGTTGGCCCCGCCGAGAAGGTCACGGACGCCGAACTGCGGTACGCGGTTCACGCCACCCTGAAAAAAGTAAGCGGCGACTTCGAGCGCCTGAGCTTTAACACCATCGTCGCCGCCCTGATGGAGCTGACGAATACGCTGGTCAAGGCCAAGCGCGCCCCGGTGTTCGGCACCCCTGCCTGGGCCGAGGCCCTGCAGATGTTTAACCTGATGCTGGCCCCGGTGGTGCCCCACATTGCCGAGGAAATCTGGACCGAACGCGGCGGCGAAGGCAGCGTGCATACCCAGAGCTGGCCTGCGGTGGACGAGCAGGCCGCCACCCGTGACACCGTGACCCTGGGCGTGCAGGTCAGCGGCAAGGTGCGCGGCGAGATCACGCTCTCCAAGACCGCCACCGCTGAAGAGGCCCTGAGCGCCGCCAAAGCCAACGCCGACGTGGCCCGCTTTGTTGAGGGCAAGACGGTCGTCAAGGAGATTTATGTGCCGGGCCGGATTATCAATATCGTTGTAAAGTAG